The following proteins come from a genomic window of bacterium:
- a CDS encoding DedA family protein has translation MVTRVLEALAGFVIFVISSLGLPGIVLLMAIESACIPLPSEVIMPFSGYLVYKGVHTLWAVALAGAIGCIVGSIPAYYLGMYGGRPLIEKYGKYILMSRHDLDLADRWFTRHGEATVFFARLLPVIRTFIAFPAGVARMDMRRFIVYTFAGSFPWCLGLAYLGMVLGEKWPTLREYFHRFDLLIGAILVACVVWYVRRHLKNRVRE, from the coding sequence TTGGTAACGCGCGTCCTCGAAGCCCTCGCGGGTTTCGTAATCTTCGTCATATCTTCTCTCGGCCTTCCCGGCATCGTCCTGTTGATGGCGATCGAGTCGGCATGCATCCCCCTCCCGTCCGAAGTGATCATGCCGTTCTCCGGGTACCTCGTCTACAAGGGGGTGCATACCCTCTGGGCGGTGGCGCTGGCCGGGGCGATCGGCTGCATCGTGGGGTCGATCCCGGCGTACTACCTCGGGATGTACGGGGGCCGCCCTCTCATCGAGAAATACGGAAAATACATCCTCATGTCCCGTCACGACCTCGACCTGGCCGACCGGTGGTTCACCCGCCACGGCGAGGCGACCGTGTTCTTCGCGCGCCTGCTCCCGGTAATCCGCACCTTCATCGCCTTCCCGGCCGGGGTGGCGCGGATGGACATGAGACGTTTCATCGTCTACACCTTCGCCGGGTCGTTCCCGTGGTGCCTGGGGCTTGCGTACCTCGGGATGGTGCTGGGGGAGAAGTGGCCGACCCTGCGGGAATATTTCCACCGGTTCGACCTGCTGATCGGCGCAATCCTCGTCGCCTGCGTCGTCTGGTACGTCCGCAGGCACCTCAAGAACCGCGTCAGGGAGTAA